The sequence AGCTGGCCTTCCGGCACGACCTGGTCCGCCAGGCGCTGGAGGAGACGATGAGTGTCTCGGCCCGCCAGGCGATGCACACCCGGCTCGGTCTGGCGCTGGCCGCGGCCGGGTACCCGGCCGAGCGGGTCGCCGACCAGCTGCGGCGCTCGCCGACCGCGCCCGGCCACGCCGGGCTGGACTGGCTGGACGGCGCCGCCGGCCATCTGGTCGTCCGCAACCGCGACACCGCGCTGGAGCTGTTCGAGCGGATTCTGCCCACCACCGACCCGGCCGATGCGCGGGTGCAGCGCCTGAATGTCTTGTGGGCCGAGACCCTGTTCGCCCAGGGCCGCACCGACCAGTGCCACAAGGTCGCCGGCTGGGCTTTGGGCCACTGCCAGGACCCCGGGCTGCGCACCCGCCTGCGGTGGACCCTGGCCCGCCACGCCGCCGCCGATGAGGAGCTAGCCAAGGCAGGGGTCGGCCTGCGCCTGGCCGAGCAGGCCGCCGACCACCCCGACACCACCCCCGCGCAGCGGCTGCAGTTCCTGACGTTCCGCGCGCTGCTCCTCTGCCGCGAGCTGGGCGAATTCGAGCAGGCCGCACAGCTGGCCGAGCAGGTGCGCTGCCAGGCCGCCGAGCTCGGCGAGCAAACCGTCCTGTTGCAAGCCTCGGAAGCCCTCGCTCTGACCGAACTGTGCAGGAACCGGCCCAGCAGCGTGCTGGCGCTGCTGGAGCAGATACCGCACGGCTGGCGTTTCGCCGACACCTTCCGGGCTGGCGCCCTGGTGGAGCTGGGCCGGCTGCCAGAAGCGGTCGCAGCCGTGCGCCAGCGGTCTGTCTGGCTGGCTGAACCCGAATGCGCGGGTGACGTGCTCTGGCGGCACTTGGCTGCGGCGTACGTACAGTTCGTCGGCGGCTGGTGGGACGACGCTCGCGCCGAGGTCGAGGCGGGCCAAGAACTGCCCGAGCACGCAGACGCGCACCGGGGGCTGCACGGTGTGGGAGCGCTGATCGCGCTGCACCGCGACAATGCAGCCGCCGGGACCTACCTGGAGTCCGCTCCCGTCCGCGATCCTTATCGCCCCGCCGATAGGTTCACCGGCTCCCTGGCCCGCTGGGCACACGCGGTCCATGCCCAGTACCACGGCTGCACCGAGCGGGCACTTCAGCTGTTCGAGCATCTGTGCCACAACGATGCCCGCAGCCTCTGGCCGCTGTGGCTGGCAGGCCCGGCCCCCGAAGCCGTCCGCCTGGCCCTTGAGGCCGGGGAGCGCGATCGCGCCCTGAGCATCCAGGCGCTGGTGCTGGAACAGGCCGGACAGACGGAGCCAGGCCTGCTCGAAGCCACCGTGCTCGCCTGCCAGGGCCTGCTGGAACAGGACGTAGACGCACTGCGCGCCGCCGCCGGCCACTGTGAGGCACTCAGCCGGCCCTGGGACCAGGCGCGCTGCCTCGAGGACGCTGCCGCCGTCCTGACCCGACGTGGCCACCGCGACGACGCCTGCCGACAGCTGCGCCACGCCGCCACCGGCTACCAGCAGCTCGAGGCCGCCTGGGACCTGGCCCGCGTCAACGCCGCGCTGCGCACCCTCGGGGTCCGGCAGGGGGTACGCGGCCCGCGCGGCCGGCCCAGCCACGGATGGGAGGCGCTGACCGCGACCGAACGCAAGGTCGCCGACCTTATCGCCCAGGG is a genomic window of Streptomyces griseochromogenes containing:
- a CDS encoding helix-turn-helix transcriptional regulator, translating into MAMNAADGLGVLAPVGREDEVRTVVQAARRAAAGQGGVVLVTGEAGIGKTTLVQAVLAQLRGLDMQVYSGTADVGEARWPFSAISDCLQVHRRSPDPRRARLAGQIHPEPGSQPGAAGDDVALVQQVIALVEEACEQGSLALVLDDAQWADPQSVMCLQRIGRLARQLPLLMLGAIRSGPGTPQLDVLLESWHKRGATLIALEPLEEPQVEELLANLAGASAGPGLRRLAADAAGNPFYLTALVEALTAAKALSVDGSQAETTLASGPHSLHEAITQRLRFLPGQVVEALRAAALLGSRFSVSELAAATGTPPHELVACLEQAEQAGVLTEAHDQLAFRHDLVRQALEETMSVSARQAMHTRLGLALAAAGYPAERVADQLRRSPTAPGHAGLDWLDGAAGHLVVRNRDTALELFERILPTTDPADARVQRLNVLWAETLFAQGRTDQCHKVAGWALGHCQDPGLRTRLRWTLARHAAADEELAKAGVGLRLAEQAADHPDTTPAQRLQFLTFRALLLCRELGEFEQAAQLAEQVRCQAAELGEQTVLLQASEALALTELCRNRPSSVLALLEQIPHGWRFADTFRAGALVELGRLPEAVAAVRQRSVWLAEPECAGDVLWRHLAAAYVQFVGGWWDDARAEVEAGQELPEHADAHRGLHGVGALIALHRDNAAAGTYLESAPVRDPYRPADRFTGSLARWAHAVHAQYHGCTERALQLFEHLCHNDARSLWPLWLAGPAPEAVRLALEAGERDRALSIQALVLEQAGQTEPGLLEATVLACQGLLEQDVDALRAAAGHCEALSRPWDQARCLEDAAAVLTRRGHRDDACRQLRHAATGYQQLEAAWDLARVNAALRTLGVRQGVRGPRGRPSHGWEALTATERKVADLIAQGLSNPHIAERLFISRRTVQTHVSHILAKLGMNSRVEVAALAAQHTGQ